In the Corynebacterium jeikeium genome, TCCCGCAGGGGTGCGAGACATACGCAGCAGAAGATAAATGAAGTACGGGGCGCCGACAACGGAGATCAACGCACCCACAGGGATTTCGGTGGGTGCAAATGCCCAGCGGCCAAGGGCGTCACAGAAAACGACCAACCCCGCGCCAGCCAGCGCAGACACTGGCAACACTCGCCTGGCAGCACCACCAACCAGCAGTCGAGCAGCATGCGGCACGATTAGTCCTGCGAATCCCAACACCCCCGCCGCAGCCACAGCGGCAGCTCCCAACAGGATCGCGAACAGCACCGCCACGGTGCGCCACGTTCGCTCACTGACACCTACTCCCGCCATGGCAGAAGAGTCCAGGTTCAGCATGTCCAGGTGCCTCGAGAGCACGATGGCTACCACGATGACTACCAACACCACTGGCCCCACTACTTGCGCATCCGCGAGAGTGCGGGCGTAAAGCGACCCCTTAAGCCAGGTCATCGCCGCGCCCGCTTCCGGAGCAGCCTTGACCAACAACAGTTGAGTCAGCGCGCCCAGACCCACAGAGACCGCTACGCCAGTGAGGGTAAGCCGCACCGGATCCGTTGCTCCTCGGCCCGCGAGCACCAGCACCAGGCCTGCACCCACCAGTGCACCGATAAAAGCCACGGGAGTCAGTGCCTGCGCAGGCAAGGAACCGACACTCAACAGAGCTGCCACGGCAGCCAAGCCCCCTCCTGCGGTGACACCCACAGTGTCCGGAGCTGCCAGCGGATTACGCAGGGCTAGCTGCAGCAACGCGCCGGAGACCGCCATCGCTGCACCAGCGAGGATTCCCACGAGCACACGGGGCATCCGGTAGCGCCATATGAGTTTCCCACCGGTGAAGAGGTCGTGGATCGTCTCTGCCGGGGGCTTCATGACGGCGCCGACGCTTAATCCCAGGACGATCGCGAACGCCAGCAAAGCCAGCAGCGCTGCATACACGGCTATAACGCGGGGCGCGCCGGCATTAGTACGCCGTGGCGCTATAGCAACTTCCCGCGGCGCCGCAGTATCACCCTGCGGCGCCGCAGTGTCACTCTGCGGCGCTGCAGTGTCACGCCTCGGCGCTGCAGTTCCCGGCTGGGAAACGCCCCTCCGGAGGATTCGTTTGCGATTCAGCCTGCGGTTCATCAGCGCCCACCTCCTGGTCGCAGCCGATTAATACCCCACAGCAGCAAAGGCACGCCTGCAATGGCAGTAACCACGCCCACTGGAGTCTCCGCCGGCGCCCACAGAGCCTGCGCAACGGAATCCGCCACCAGCAGAACCACCGCGCCCACCACTGGGGCGATCACTAAGCTCAATCGGTGACGCGGGCCTGCCACCCGATACGAGACGACCGCCGCCATCAAGCCAAGGAAACCAATGGGTCCAGCAGCCGCAACTGCCGGCGCGATCAACAGCACTGCGCCCACCACTGCCAAAATGCGCAGACGGTGGGGGTTCGCGCCGACGGAAGACGAGAGGGCGTCACCAGCAAAAAGCGTATCCAGCCCCCGACCAGCAGCAATAGTAAACGGCAGAACCACCGCCACAGCAATAATGCAGGGCACTACATCCGGGAAACGAACCCCACCCAAGCGGCCCGAAAGCCACGACAGCACGGTCGAAAGCTGAGCCTCATCGATGACCAAAATGATCGCGGTACACGCCGAGAACAATGCAGAAACGGCTATGCCGAGCAAAATCATCCGCTGCACCGACTGAGCACCAGTCGGATCCCCCACCGTCACACGCATCCCGATACCTACCGTGATCGCAGCTCCAAGCGCTGCACCACACAACGCCCCCGGCAACACAGCTGCGCCCGACACAGATCCCGTGATCGTCGTGCACAGCACAGCGCCGAAAGCCGCACCGGAATTCACGCCGGTGATTTCCGGATCCGCCAGCGGGTTGCCTGTAGCCGTGCGAAGCAGCACGCCTGCCGCGCCCAAAGCCATGCCGATCACCGTCGCTGCCAAGAGCCGGTCGCGCATGACGGAGCGCATCTCCCCCGCGAGTTCTGGCGCGTTAGTCGGCACCTCCACGCTGCTCATGCGCCAGACCCATACCGCAAGAATGACAGCCAATCCCAGCGCCAGCAGAATCGCTAGTTGTGTAAGGCGTGGTTTTAGCCCTCGTTGCACTTAACTTCCTTCGGTCGTAAACGCACGAAGGTGCGCCTACTTACGAGCGTTCTCCGTTTCAATGATCTGATCCAGCATTGCCTCTGCGGCCAGCGGGCCACGAGAACGGGACCAGGTGTCCTGCTCCACGTCCACGATATCCTTCACCACACCCTTATATGGGCTGGACTTAAAGCCCTCGATGTCGTTGTACAAGTACATCCGATCCAGCTTCATTGAGGGGAGCTTATCACCCGTCATTTCGGCAACGTCAGTCTTGGACTCGATAGCGGTACGGGAACCGTCGTAGCCGTAGACGTAGCCGGCGTCAGAAAGAAGAGAGCCTGCAAAGGAATCCTTGATCCAGGTGTAGAGAGTGCCCTTCGACCATCCGACCAGCGCTGCACGAGTGTTCGGCTTGACGAGCTTCTTTGCCTCTTCGACCTTGTCTTCGATACGCTTGCGCACTTCCTTAGCTTTATCTTCCTTGCCCAGCTTCTTTGCGATGTCATCCATGGAGTCAAGGACGTCGGTGTAGCTGGAGTCGCTGTAGGACTTCGTCCCTGCAATTTCCTCCAGCTGCGGCATGATCGATTCCTGCCGCGTTGGGCTAGCGAGGATCAGATCGGGCTCAAGAGACTGAATGACCTCCAGGTTCGGCTGCTTTGCCTGTCCAACCGATTCGATGCCCTCGAGCTTGCCCTCCAGAGTCTTCGGCCCGGCGGACTTGCCGATCTCTACAATGCCGACAGGCTTTACGCCCAGCGCCTCGAGGATTTCCTCATATCGCCAGTCCAACGCGACCACCCTTGGCTCGCCGTCTTTACCGCCTCCACCGTTGTTACCGTCACCGGCGCCACAGGCAACAAGGGCCGTGGCTCCGAGAATCGTCGCGACGAGGAGAGCCAGGGCGCGACGTAAAGAGCCGCGCTGAGAGTTTCGAGAATTCATCATTCCGCAGACACTACCGGACTTAGGTTCACCTAAGCAAGGTAAACCTACCTTGCCAGGTCTAGGGCGATTGCCGAGATTCTTCCCACCTGTTAGCGAATGTTGCTGCCCCACCGTTGGCGCACGTTGCTTTCTCGGCCACTAGCAGACGTTGTTCCCCCACCGTTAGTGCACATTGCTGTCCCAACCGCTAGCAGACGTTCTGCGGACCCTCGTGGTCGGCGTGGCTGGCGCGCTCCACCTGAATGGTGGCGTGCGCGATCCCCCGCTCCTGCAGCGCGGCCTGTGCAGCACACAGCACCGCGGCCGGATCGCGCCCTTCCGGAACCACCAAGTGCACGGAAGCCAACGCGCTCGTGCCATCCAGCGACCACAGGTGGAGATCATGCACGTCCAGCACGCCGTCGACCTGCCGCAGCAAAGCATCAACCTCAGCGGGCCGGTAGCCCGGAGGCGCCTGCTCGAGCAGAATGCGCAAGGCCTGCATCATCAGCTGCCAGGCGCGCGGCAACACCAGTGCGGCAATCACCAGCGAGGCGATAACATCCGCATACTGCCAGCCGGTCAGAATGATCACGCCACCCGCCACTAGCACCGCGACGGAACCCAACATATCCGCCAGCACGTGCAGGAATGCACCCTGGACATTGACGGAATGCTCCCGCTGGCGGTTCAAGATCCACGCGGAAATGATGTTGGCTAGCAGGCCGATCACCGCGACGATCATCATCGGGCCGGCCATAATCTCCACCGGCTCGCTGAGGCGCTGGAACGCCTCGACCACGATCCAAGCGGAGATTCCCAACACGGTGACCGCATTGACGAGCGCAGCGAGCACCTCCACCCGCCGATAGCCGAAGGTCGCCTGCGCAGTTGCGGCCCTGCGACCGATGAAAATGGCGACGACCGCAATGATTAGGCCGGCGGCGTCCGAAAGCATGTGCATCGCATCGGCGAGCAACGCGACGGAGCCGGTGATCAGACCGCCGATCAGCTCTGCAAAGAAAACTGTGCCAGTGACGCCCAGCACGATGAGCAGCGCGCGCAGCGGAGCATCCGTCGGCGCGTGGGAGTGCGAATGCCCGTGCGAATGCCCGTGGCCAGAGTCGTGGGACTGTGCATGGCCGGATTCGTGCGAATGTGCATGGCCCCCCTCAGATACGCCGGCGGGCGCGGGCGCGCTGCCAGCGGTCGACGCGGGCGCGCCGCCAGCCGCAGGCGCGGACTCGCTGGAACGCGCAGAACCGTGGCGGCGCACGTCGGCACCACCACGGTCCTGTGGTTGTTGCTGAGCTACGCTTGCGGGGTCGTTCATACCCTCACTTTAGGCAGCCACATCCCTTATTGGCAACTTACTGAAAACAAAGACGGGGGACCAGAACGGCTCGCCATTGGCGGCCGGAACATGGGCTCCCCGCTAAACAGATTCCAAATTCAGAATCCATAAACTTGGAAATCTAAAGCATTCAGTTATTCAGCCAGACCGCTTTAAGCAGGCCGCTTCAGCCGAGCAGTTTCGGCCGAGCAGTTTCGGCCGAGCAGTTTCGGCCGAGCAGTTTCGGTCGGGCAGTTTCGGCCAGGCCGTTGTGACCAGGCCGCTTTAGGCGGTCTCGGCGCGAGCGTCGACCTTGACCCAGCTCATCAGGTCGCGCAGCTTAGCGCCGGTTTTCTCGATCTGGTGATCGTTGTAGGAAGCACGCAGCTCCTCCAGCTCCTTGTTGCCACCCTCAACGTTGGCAACCAGACGCTTGGTGAAGGTGCCGTCCTGAATGTCGGTCAGAATGTCCTTCATGCGCTTCTTGGTGTCCGCGTCAATGACGCGCGGGCCGGACAGGTAGCCACCAAACTCAGCCGTGTCAGACACGGAGTAGTTCATGTTGGCAATGCCGCCCTCGAACATCAGGTCCACGATCAGCTTCATCTCGTGCAGGCACTCGAAGTAAGCCATCTCCGGCTCGTAGCCAGCCTCCACCAAAACCTCGAAGCCTGTCTTGATCAGCTCCTCGGTGCCACCACACAGAACAGCCTGCTCGCCGAACAGGTCGGTAACAGTCTCCGCCTCGAAGGTCGTCGGGATCACGCCGGCGCGTGCACCACCGATGGCAGCTGCGTAGGACAGCGCCAGGTCGCGGCCGTTGTTCTTCGGATCCTGCTCAACGGCGATCAGGCACGGAACACCCTTGCCGTCGACGAACTGACGGCGAACCAGGTGGCCCGGCCCCTTCGGGGCAACCATGCCGATGATGATGTTGTCGGCCGGCTCGATCAGCTTGAAGTGGATGTTCAGGCCATGGCCGAAGAACAGCGCGTCGCCGTCGTTCAGGTTCGGCTCGATATCCTCAGTGAAGATCTTCGCCTGGGAGGTGTCCGGAGCCAGCAGCATGATCACGTCTGCCCACTTCGCAGCCTCCGCATTGGTCTTCACAGTGAAGCCAGCTTCCTCAGCCTTGGCGCGGGACTTGGAGCCCTCGCGCAGGCCGATAACGACCTCCACGCCAGACTCGCGCAGGTTCTGGGCATGTGCGTGCCCCTGGGAGCCGTAGCCGATGATGGCTACCTTGCGACCCTGGATGATCGACAGATCAGCGTCGTCGTCGTAAAAAACATCAATTGCCATGGGGAGCTTCCTTTCGTTGACTGTCTACCTTTATAGCAAACTTTATTTCATTTGGTGAGATTTTGGCGTCCACATAGTGAACTCCGTGAACTGTTGCGGGCTGTTGCCCTCTTTCGTAGGTAGTGACGCCCACCCGGCTGCAAGCCCAAGGCGTCACCAAAGAACCTAGAGATTCGCCGGGTACATGGCGCGAGGACCGCGACTGATCGCAGTCGGCGACGCCTCGACAAGCTCGCGAATACCGAACGGCTCCAGAACGTCCAGCAGAGCCTGCAGCTTCGACGGCGTGCCGGTGCACTCGATGATCACCGACTCCGGCCCAACATCCACGACGTGCGCGCGGAACAGCTTCGCGGACTCCACCACCTGCGTGCGGTTCGAGTTGTCAGCAGAAACCTTCACCATCATCAGGCCGCGGGAGACGATTGACTCCGGGTCGTGGCGCGTGACCTTAATAACGGGGATCAGCTTGTTCAGCTGCTTCGTGATCTGCTCCACCACGTGATCCTCGCCCTCGACGATGATGGTGATGCGGTTGATGCCCTCAACCTCCGTGCGGCCAGAGCTGATCGAGATGATGCTGAACGCGCGGCGGGTGAACATGCCGGAGATTCGCGAGATGATGCCGTCGACGTCCTCACACAGGACGGACAGGGTGTGGACCTGTACCTTGTTCGTGCTCATTAGTCTTCTTCACCTTCCTGGGTGACCTCGTGGATCTCCGCGGGCGATTCTGCCGCCGAGGATTCCTCGTCGAACAGCGGCCGCAGGTTGCGTGCGTACTGGATTTCCTCATTGGACGTGCCGGCGGCAACCATCGGCCACACCTGCGCATCCTCGCCGACAATGAAGTCGATGACGACGGGCCGGTCGTTGATCGCTTCCGCCTTGCGGATGGTCGGCTCTACATCCTCTGGCTTGGTGACGCGGAACGCCGCGCAGCCCATGGACTCAGCCAACATCAGGAAGTCCGGCAGGTAGGTTTCTCCCGGCTTCAGGTTGGTGTGCGAGTATCGCTGGTCGTAGAACAGCGTCTGCCACTGGCGGACCATGCCAAGGTTCCCGTTGTTGATGAGGGCAACCTTGATCGGCAGCTTCTCCACCGCGCAGGTAACGAGCTCCTGGTTGGTCATTTGGAAGCAGCCGTCGCCGTCGATGGCCCAGACGGAGGTGTCCGGCTTGCCAGCTTTCGCACCCATGGCGGCGGGCACCGAGTAGCCCATCGTGCCGAGGCCGCCAGAGTTCAGCCACGTGCGCGGGTTTTCGTAGTCCACGAACTGTGCCGCCCACATCTGGTGCTGCCCCACGCCGGCGACGTAGATGGCGTCCGGGCCGACGGTCTTGGACAGGGTCTCAATGACGAACTGCGGGGCGAGCTTGCCGTTAGGCTGCTCGTCGTAGCCGCGGGGGAAGTCTTGCTTCAGCTTGTTCAGATAGTTCAGCCAGCCGGCGGTGGCGGGCTTCTTCAGATCCAGGTTCCGCATCGCCTGGTGGAGTGCGGCCAGTACCTCGCGGGCGTCGCCGACGATAGGCACGTTGGCTTCGCGGATCTTGCCGATTTCCGCCGGGTCGATGTCAGCGTGGATGACCTTCGCGTCAGGCGCGAAACTATCCACGTGGCCGGTAACGCGGTCGTCAAAGCGGGCGCCGATGGTGATCAGCAGGTCGGAGCGCTGCAGGGCAGCAACTGCCGGGACACTTCCGTGCATGCCAGGCATGCCCATGTACAGCGGGTGGGAGGCCGGGAAGCTGCCCAGCGCCATGAGAGTGGTGACAACTGGGATGTCGTTAGCCTCTGCAAATTCCAGCAGTTCTGCGTGTGCTTCCGCCTTGATCACGCCACCACCGACGTACAGCGTCGGGCGCTTCGCTGCACTGATCATGCGCACGGCTTCCTCCACCTGGCGCGGGTGCGGACTGGTGACCGGACGGTAGCCGGGCAGCTCGTACTTCGGCGGCCAGTTGAATTCCAGCTCTGCGTTCTGCACGTCCTTCGGGATGTCCACCAGCACCGCGCCGGGGCGACCGGTGGAGGCCACGTGGAAAGCCTCGGCGATGGCGCCGGGGATGTCCTCGGGGCGGGTCACCATGAAGTTGTGCTTGGTGATCGGCATGGTGACGCCGCGAATGTCCGCCTCCTGGAAGGCGTCAGTACCCAAAAGCCCCTTTCCAACCTGGCCCGTAATAGCGACCAAGGGCACCGAGTCCATGTTGGCGTCGGCGATAGGGGTGACCAGGTTCGTCGCACCCGGGCCGGAAGTTGCGATGCACACACCCACGCGGCCGGTGGCCTGGGCGTAGCCGGTGGCGGCGTGGCCGGCGCCCTGCTCGTGGCGGACAAGGATGTGGTTCAGCTTCTCGGAGTCGTACAGCGCCTCGTAGAGCGGCAGCACAGCACCTCCGGGCAGGCCGAATACGACATCGGTTCCTAGCTCTTCTAGGGAGCGGACTACGGCCTGTGCGCCGTTAATTCGCTCTGGCCGCTTGCCGCGGGTGTTATTCGCCAAGGTGGCGGGGCTGGGTTGCGAGCGTGATGTGTGTGTCACGTTGTCTTCGCTCCTTGAGTCCTTGAATCCGTCCTGCCTTCAATTCTCCGCCCCCTCCGCTTCCCGGTTGCCCGCCGTCGCGCCGCGTCGCAGCGCACGTTACGCGCCTCAACGTCTGCCTCAGCACGCGCTGCGCAGTTCGCGCCTCAGCACGTGCTGCGCAGTTCGCGCCTCAGCACGTGCTGCGCATCAACACAGCGCGCCACGCATTGCTACGTGTTTCAGCGCCGCATAGTCCGCGCTGCAGCCCGCCACAGCGTTCGCGCTCTGGCGAGCTGGCATTACCTGGAAGCGATAGAGCCGAAGAATCTTCGGTGTGGAATCGCTTGTTCGGTTGGGTGCATGTCCTTCACACAACAAAAGCCCCCAACTTACCGACGCTGTTGCGTCGGTTGCTGGGGGCGCCGTGTCGAGCTCAACGAGGTAGCTAGTGGCGCCCCTCGATAATGAGTACTCGTACTAGTTGCGTAAATTCCATGGCTCTAAATTTAGCGACTTCTGCGAAAGTAGTCAAGCCGTTGACCACAGGTTTCCCAAAGTATGATGCCAATATCTCACCTATTGGACAGGTTAAAACGCCCCCGACCTGTGCTTCAATCCGCCCATTCCCCCCGGTTTTCCACCGAG is a window encoding:
- a CDS encoding cation diffusion facilitator family transporter is translated as MNDPASVAQQQPQDRGGADVRRHGSARSSESAPAAGGAPASTAGSAPAPAGVSEGGHAHSHESGHAQSHDSGHGHSHGHSHSHAPTDAPLRALLIVLGVTGTVFFAELIGGLITGSVALLADAMHMLSDAAGLIIAVVAIFIGRRAATAQATFGYRRVEVLAALVNAVTVLGISAWIVVEAFQRLSEPVEIMAGPMMIVAVIGLLANIISAWILNRQREHSVNVQGAFLHVLADMLGSVAVLVAGGVIILTGWQYADVIASLVIAALVLPRAWQLMMQALRILLEQAPPGYRPAEVDALLRQVDGVLDVHDLHLWSLDGTSALASVHLVVPEGRDPAAVLCAAQAALQERGIAHATIQVERASHADHEGPQNVC
- a CDS encoding iron ABC transporter permease, which translates into the protein MNRRLNRKRILRRGVSQPGTAAPRRDTAAPQSDTAAPQGDTAAPREVAIAPRRTNAGAPRVIAVYAALLALLAFAIVLGLSVGAVMKPPAETIHDLFTGGKLIWRYRMPRVLVGILAGAAMAVSGALLQLALRNPLAAPDTVGVTAGGGLAAVAALLSVGSLPAQALTPVAFIGALVGAGLVLVLAGRGATDPVRLTLTGVAVSVGLGALTQLLLVKAAPEAGAAMTWLKGSLYARTLADAQVVGPVVLVVIVVAIVLSRHLDMLNLDSSAMAGVGVSERTWRTVAVLFAILLGAAAVAAAGVLGFAGLIVPHAARLLVGGAARRVLPVSALAGAGLVVFCDALGRWAFAPTEIPVGALISVVGAPYFIYLLLRMSRTPAGAPAVPTTDERSSR
- a CDS encoding acetolactate synthase large subunit — protein: MTHTSRSQPSPATLANNTRGKRPERINGAQAVVRSLEELGTDVVFGLPGGAVLPLYEALYDSEKLNHILVRHEQGAGHAATGYAQATGRVGVCIATSGPGATNLVTPIADANMDSVPLVAITGQVGKGLLGTDAFQEADIRGVTMPITKHNFMVTRPEDIPGAIAEAFHVASTGRPGAVLVDIPKDVQNAELEFNWPPKYELPGYRPVTSPHPRQVEEAVRMISAAKRPTLYVGGGVIKAEAHAELLEFAEANDIPVVTTLMALGSFPASHPLYMGMPGMHGSVPAVAALQRSDLLITIGARFDDRVTGHVDSFAPDAKVIHADIDPAEIGKIREANVPIVGDAREVLAALHQAMRNLDLKKPATAGWLNYLNKLKQDFPRGYDEQPNGKLAPQFVIETLSKTVGPDAIYVAGVGQHQMWAAQFVDYENPRTWLNSGGLGTMGYSVPAAMGAKAGKPDTSVWAIDGDGCFQMTNQELVTCAVEKLPIKVALINNGNLGMVRQWQTLFYDQRYSHTNLKPGETYLPDFLMLAESMGCAAFRVTKPEDVEPTIRKAEAINDRPVVIDFIVGEDAQVWPMVAAGTSNEEIQYARNLRPLFDEESSAAESPAEIHEVTQEGEED
- the ilvC gene encoding ketol-acid reductoisomerase — encoded protein: MAIDVFYDDDADLSIIQGRKVAIIGYGSQGHAHAQNLRESGVEVVIGLREGSKSRAKAEEAGFTVKTNAEAAKWADVIMLLAPDTSQAKIFTEDIEPNLNDGDALFFGHGLNIHFKLIEPADNIIIGMVAPKGPGHLVRRQFVDGKGVPCLIAVEQDPKNNGRDLALSYAAAIGGARAGVIPTTFEAETVTDLFGEQAVLCGGTEELIKTGFEVLVEAGYEPEMAYFECLHEMKLIVDLMFEGGIANMNYSVSDTAEFGGYLSGPRVIDADTKKRMKDILTDIQDGTFTKRLVANVEGGNKELEELRASYNDHQIEKTGAKLRDLMSWVKVDARAETA
- a CDS encoding FecCD family ABC transporter permease, whose protein sequence is MSSVEVPTNAPELAGEMRSVMRDRLLAATVIGMALGAAGVLLRTATGNPLADPEITGVNSGAAFGAVLCTTITGSVSGAAVLPGALCGAALGAAITVGIGMRVTVGDPTGAQSVQRMILLGIAVSALFSACTAIILVIDEAQLSTVLSWLSGRLGGVRFPDVVPCIIAVAVVLPFTIAAGRGLDTLFAGDALSSSVGANPHRLRILAVVGAVLLIAPAVAAAGPIGFLGLMAAVVSYRVAGPRHRLSLVIAPVVGAVVLLVADSVAQALWAPAETPVGVVTAIAGVPLLLWGINRLRPGGGR
- the ilvN gene encoding acetolactate synthase small subunit, which codes for MSTNKVQVHTLSVLCEDVDGIISRISGMFTRRAFSIISISSGRTEVEGINRITIIVEGEDHVVEQITKQLNKLIPVIKVTRHDPESIVSRGLMMVKVSADNSNRTQVVESAKLFRAHVVDVGPESVIIECTGTPSKLQALLDVLEPFGIRELVEASPTAISRGPRAMYPANL
- a CDS encoding ABC transporter substrate-binding protein — translated: MMNSRNSQRGSLRRALALLVATILGATALVACGAGDGNNGGGGKDGEPRVVALDWRYEEILEALGVKPVGIVEIGKSAGPKTLEGKLEGIESVGQAKQPNLEVIQSLEPDLILASPTRQESIMPQLEEIAGTKSYSDSSYTDVLDSMDDIAKKLGKEDKAKEVRKRIEDKVEEAKKLVKPNTRAALVGWSKGTLYTWIKDSFAGSLLSDAGYVYGYDGSRTAIESKTDVAEMTGDKLPSMKLDRMYLYNDIEGFKSSPYKGVVKDIVDVEQDTWSRSRGPLAAEAMLDQIIETENARK